TCTCTCCAGATGAACGCCAACAAATCGGCATGGGCACGACCACATCTGTACTCATCTTCGTCATCGGACCAAGGGCCCAAAATCTTCGAATTCACATCTTCGGAAACATAAATTTCGCGCTTCTGCCTAACTCGAAAGATCGGCTGTAGCTTGAAAAGTCTGGCTGGCTCCGACTCGCACAGCCCTTGGATTTCGGCCCGAATTGACATATAAGTCAATTCCGTCGAGCAGTCAACTGGTACGCTAGTCGCGTCCTGTCACGTTGGAGACCCGCAATGCGCTTGCGCATCTAACTTTGAAAACCATTGATCTGGGCATGAAGAGTTTTTAGAGCAGAATTAGACGGGATCAAGCAAGACTGACTCAATCTGACACTCCTAACCGCCATTTGCTAATGTTGCGATGAGCACGTCATCGGCCTGATATTTTTTTGGAGAGAGAGTCGAACCCGTGCGGCGACTGTCAGAGCGCCCGCGCCGACGCGACCCCTAGCTGCCGTAGTTGTAGCCGGGCTTTTCCGGATCGACGAAACCGCCCTTTCCATCAAATGCTGTCGAGCTATGGACGCGGCAGAACGACGAATATTGGCGCGAGCCAAATCCGTCGTCATAGAGGATGCTGCCCCGCACGTACATGATCGATTCGTCGCGCCGGATCTCCGCGCGCTCGCGCGCCCACAATTCCGCGTGCGCGATCGTTCCCGCAATTCACTTGAACGCGCCGCTCAGTTCCGACGCGAACGCGCGCAAACTCAACGCAATCGACACTGGCCTCGAGGGCAAGCGCATCGCCGCGAAGTCCTACGCCGCGACGTGATCGTGAAAGCCCGCCACGTCGAACGTCATAATCAGCAGATCGCGCGAGCGCCCACTTCGATCCTCGACCCAATCCGTCAGCATCGCCTCGACCTGGAAGCCGAGCCGCTCGAAGGCCGCGCGCGCCGCGGTCTGATCGGTGGTCATCTGCGCGGTGATCTTCTTGAGCCCCAGCGAGCGCGCCAGATCGAAAACCTCAGCCGCGAGCCGGTGCCCAAGCCCCAGCCCGCGATATCGCGGCGACGCGTTGATGCGAATCTCGCCGACCCGCCGCGTCCATCGCGCCTGGTCCAGGTGCACGCTCGCGTACGCCGCGATCTCGCCGTCGATTTCCGCTAGCAGCGTGATCGTGTGGCCGTGCTTGATGTTATCGACCCATTGCTTCACCACGCTGCGATCGGTGATGTCGGTGCGCAGAAACAGCAGGTCGTCGGCGGGCAGGCTGGCGGCGAAGGCGAGCATCTTGTCCAGGTCGTTCGCTTCCATCAGGCGCAGCCGGGCGGTTTTATTGCCGCGCAGTTTCACCTCCTGCGGATACGGGCGATTGGTCTTGATTTGCTCGGCCATCGGATTTCCTCCCTCGATTCTGCCCCCCGCAGGCGACCGCTATCCTTGCGCAGCCGCGCCGATCCGGCAAGCGCCACGAGGATTCCTCGCGAGCCTCATCCCAAACCTTTCAATGATCCATGTCTGCTTGCACTACCAGCGCGAACCGCGTCAATGTCTTCTATTGCGCAAGCGCCCGTTGGTCCCGATTTTCTTCATCGCCGAGCAGGGCGCGAGGCCGCGTTTTGCGCGCGACGCATCGGTAGTTGAATCAATCTGATGCGTCTCGAAAGGTGAGCTGATCATGGCCGGAAAAAACAAAGCCGCTTCGAGCTATCGCCTCTCGACCCAGGACTCGACCTTCATCTACGGCGAGTCGAACAACGGACCCTTGCACATCGGTTCAGTCTCCATGTTCCAGGGCCGCATCGATTTCCACGGCTTGCTCGGCCATATCGAGGAGCGAATCCACCTGATCCCGCGCTACCGGCAGCGCCTGGCCGAGGTCCCATTCAACGTCGCGCACCCGATGATGGAGGACGACCCCGAATTTTCGGTCGAGCGCCATGCCATCCGCCATGAGCTGGACGACGGCCTC
The window above is part of the Candidatus Binatus sp. genome. Proteins encoded here:
- a CDS encoding GNAT family N-acetyltransferase, with protein sequence MAEQIKTNRPYPQEVKLRGNKTARLRLMEANDLDKMLAFAASLPADDLLFLRTDITDRSVVKQWVDNIKHGHTITLLAEIDGEIAAYASVHLDQARWTRRVGEIRINASPRYRGLGLGHRLAAEVFDLARSLGLKKITAQMTTDQTAARAAFERLGFQVEAMLTDWVEDRSGRSRDLLIMTFDVAGFHDHVAA